A genomic region of Thermodesulfovibrio aggregans contains the following coding sequences:
- the rsmG gene encoding 16S rRNA (guanine(527)-N(7))-methyltransferase RsmG, protein MEELKSFLKQCLNLNDEVAIEKFLIYLKELKRWNKAYNLTSIEDEKEIVVKHFLDSLFYLWFIPEKPFSITDVGSGAGFPGVPIAIVREDLKIALIEPSWKKVAFLKNLKRKLELRNIEVYQSKAEEVREKFDIVISRALWSIKEFVQRCKHLLKDGGFFLISKSLKLQQEIDELPKEYEVEIKEFDLPVVDGKRYIVKINKRCVS, encoded by the coding sequence ATGGAAGAATTAAAGAGTTTTTTAAAACAATGTTTAAATCTCAATGACGAAGTAGCAATTGAGAAATTTTTAATTTATCTAAAAGAACTGAAAAGATGGAACAAAGCATACAATCTCACTTCAATTGAAGATGAAAAAGAAATAGTGGTAAAACATTTTTTAGATTCTCTTTTTTATCTCTGGTTTATTCCTGAAAAGCCATTCAGTATTACCGATGTGGGCAGTGGAGCAGGTTTCCCAGGTGTACCTATTGCTATTGTTAGAGAAGATTTAAAAATAGCATTAATTGAGCCCTCATGGAAAAAAGTAGCTTTTTTAAAAAATTTAAAAAGAAAGCTTGAACTCAGAAACATAGAAGTTTATCAATCAAAAGCTGAGGAAGTAAGGGAAAAATTTGACATCGTTATTTCAAGAGCTCTATGGAGCATAAAAGAGTTTGTGCAAAGGTGTAAACATTTACTAAAAGATGGAGGATTTTTTTTGATAAGTAAGTCTCTTAAACTACAGCAAGAGATTGATGAGTTACCGAAAGAGTATGAGGTTGAGATAAAAGAGTTTGATCTACCTGTGGTAGATGGTAAAAGATATATTGTAAAAATAAATAAAAGATGCGTATCTTAG
- the tsaB gene encoding tRNA (adenosine(37)-N6)-threonylcarbamoyltransferase complex dimerization subunit type 1 TsaB, with translation MRILGIDTSTEYAGVAILEDDKLIAQSIMKFKASHSEKLLPEIVHILETMKIPIETIDYYSVTVGPGSFTGLRVAVSTVKGLSFVTQKKVIPVSTLEVIAWRLPYCKYQISPIIDARKKEIFAALFRWTDNKIERLKEDSVINIETLAEWIKEETVFVGSAVELYKEKLIEKFGRKAIFVDSIYSVASPSIVAYIASKRIDEAIHGKDLKPIYLRKSEAEIKFG, from the coding sequence ATGCGTATCTTAGGTATTGATACATCAACAGAGTATGCAGGTGTGGCTATTTTAGAGGATGATAAGCTCATTGCTCAGTCCATTATGAAGTTTAAGGCTTCTCATTCCGAGAAACTCCTTCCAGAGATAGTTCATATTCTTGAGACCATGAAGATTCCTATTGAAACAATTGATTATTATTCTGTAACTGTTGGACCAGGTTCTTTTACAGGATTGAGAGTTGCAGTAAGTACAGTAAAAGGATTAAGTTTTGTTACTCAAAAAAAAGTGATTCCCGTATCCACTCTTGAAGTTATTGCCTGGAGATTGCCGTACTGTAAATATCAAATATCTCCAATTATTGATGCAAGAAAAAAGGAAATTTTTGCGGCTTTGTTCAGATGGACCGATAATAAGATTGAGAGACTTAAAGAAGATTCGGTAATTAATATTGAAACTTTAGCTGAATGGATTAAGGAAGAAACTGTATTTGTTGGAAGTGCTGTTGAACTCTATAAGGAAAAGCTGATTGAAAAATTTGGTAGAAAAGCTATATTTGTTGATTCAATATACTCAGTTGCCAGTCCTTCAATTGTAGCCTACATAGCATCAAAAAGAATAGACGAAGCAATTCATGGAAAAGATTTAAAACCTATTTATCTTAGAAAGTCAGAGGCAGAGATAAAGTTTGGATGA
- the rimI gene encoding ribosomal protein S18-alanine N-acetyltransferase — MKLFIRELKEEDFPEVLEISKQSFSIPWSLQSFVSEMLNTQSIIKVAEFDGKIAGYIVLRKILDEAELLSIAVKPELRRKGIATYLMKSVLDEIKGCVKSCFLEVRVSNKEAISFYEKMKFKKVGIRKKYYMLPEEDAIIMKLDLS, encoded by the coding sequence ATGAAGTTATTCATAAGAGAACTTAAAGAAGAAGATTTTCCAGAAGTTTTAGAGATTTCAAAACAGAGCTTTTCAATACCATGGTCTTTACAATCTTTTGTGAGTGAGATGTTAAATACCCAATCAATCATTAAAGTTGCTGAGTTTGATGGAAAAATTGCCGGATACATAGTTTTACGAAAAATATTAGATGAGGCAGAACTGCTTTCAATTGCTGTAAAGCCTGAATTAAGAAGAAAAGGTATTGCTACATATCTTATGAAAAGTGTTCTTGATGAGATAAAAGGGTGTGTAAAGAGCTGTTTTCTTGAAGTAAGAGTATCAAATAAAGAGGCAATCAGTTTTTATGAAAAAATGAAATTTAAAAAAGTTGGAATACGAAAAAAATATTATATGCTTCCAGAGGAAGATGCCATAATTATGAAACTTGATTTAAGTTAG
- a CDS encoding NAD(P)H-dependent glycerol-3-phosphate dehydrogenase, with protein MPYIAVIGAGSWGTTLASLLSKKGFDVIIWAREKEVADAVNYKKENPVYLPEIKLPESLIATNDILEAIKKARFIVNAVPTQHIRVVFSALQNKLNSEHIVVSASKGIEKETLKTPSMILEEILNKKVYVLSGPTFALEVAQEKPTAVTISGIEKKERLLLQEIFSTPYFRVYEHDDPLGAEIGGAVKNVIAIAAGICDALELGNNARAALITRGLHEIMRLGKKMGANERTFSGLSGLGDLFLTCTSNLSRNYTVGYRLGKGESMEEISKSMRGVAEGVETSLSLMQLSKKLDIEMPITAEVYQVIYKGKSPKQAALDLMNRTLKPEFY; from the coding sequence ATGCCATACATAGCAGTCATAGGAGCAGGAAGCTGGGGCACCACCCTGGCTTCTCTTCTTTCAAAAAAAGGATTTGATGTAATAATATGGGCAAGAGAAAAAGAAGTTGCCGATGCGGTAAATTATAAAAAAGAAAATCCTGTATATTTACCTGAAATTAAGCTACCAGAAAGTTTAATTGCCACTAATGATATCCTTGAAGCAATAAAAAAAGCCCGATTTATTGTAAATGCTGTTCCAACTCAGCATATAAGAGTTGTATTTTCAGCTTTGCAAAATAAATTAAATAGTGAGCATATAGTTGTAAGTGCTTCAAAAGGTATTGAAAAAGAAACTTTAAAAACACCATCTATGATTCTTGAAGAGATACTGAATAAAAAAGTTTATGTTCTTTCAGGACCAACTTTTGCTTTAGAAGTTGCCCAAGAAAAACCTACAGCTGTAACTATTTCAGGAATAGAAAAAAAAGAAAGACTTCTATTGCAGGAAATCTTCAGCACTCCCTATTTTCGAGTTTATGAACATGACGATCCTCTTGGAGCAGAAATTGGAGGAGCTGTGAAAAATGTTATCGCAATTGCTGCTGGTATCTGTGATGCTCTTGAACTTGGCAATAATGCACGAGCTGCACTAATTACAAGAGGATTACATGAAATTATGAGACTTGGTAAGAAAATGGGAGCTAATGAAAGAACATTTTCAGGATTAAGTGGACTTGGAGACCTTTTCCTTACATGCACTTCAAATCTTTCAAGAAATTACACTGTTGGATATAGACTCGGTAAAGGTGAATCAATGGAAGAAATCTCAAAAAGCATGCGTGGAGTTGCAGAAGGAGTTGAAACAAGTCTTTCTTTAATGCAACTTTCAAAAAAACTTGATATTGAAATGCCTATTACTGCTGAAGTATATCAGGTCATCTACAAAGGTAAATCACCTAAACAGGCAGCTTTAGACTTAATGAACAGAACTTTGAAACCAGAGTTTTACTAA
- a CDS encoding acyl--CoA ligase yields the protein MQEDMKKYYEEVKNFKLTVPEKFSFPLDVFDKWGDKTALLWTDGNEVKSFSFSELTQLSSKLAGGFKKLGINKGDKVLIMLPNKPEWWVIVLATMRINAVTIPATTLLTAKDIEYRLKAADIKAVISDSENAPKIEEAVNKHGKDIILINLENQPGWHKYEEVMKSEAFIGERTFSNEPAFIFFTSGTTGLPKMVLHTQVSYPLAHIITGKFWLDLKPGDIHWNISDTGWAKAAWSSFFGPWNMGATVFSYHRKGKFSPALIVETLKKYQVNTLCGPPTAYRMIVKEIPLNELKFKTVRHFVAAGEPLNPEIINLWKEATGEYIYNGYGQTETVNTLAMFRFISMKPGATGLPTPGFEIDIVDDEGNPLPPDTEGNIAIKINPNRPVGLFQEYVGDKLEMAAAFRGDWYYTRDRGYKDKDGYFWFVGREDDVIISAGYRIGPFEVESALIKHPAVKEAAVVASPDEVRGEVVKAFIVLTQDYEPSESLIKEIQEFVKKETAPYKYPRKIEFVDELPKTISGKIKRKELKLKEFGKLK from the coding sequence ATGCAAGAAGATATGAAAAAGTATTACGAAGAAGTTAAAAACTTCAAACTCACTGTACCAGAGAAATTTTCATTTCCATTGGATGTTTTTGACAAATGGGGTGATAAAACTGCCCTTTTGTGGACAGATGGTAATGAAGTAAAGAGTTTCAGTTTTAGTGAGTTAACCCAGCTATCAAGTAAACTTGCAGGAGGCTTTAAAAAACTTGGAATAAATAAAGGAGATAAGGTTTTAATAATGCTCCCCAATAAACCAGAATGGTGGGTAATTGTTCTTGCGACAATGAGAATCAACGCAGTTACTATTCCAGCTACAACACTTCTTACTGCAAAAGATATTGAATACAGACTTAAAGCAGCCGACATTAAAGCTGTTATATCAGACAGTGAAAATGCCCCAAAAATAGAAGAAGCTGTCAACAAGCATGGGAAAGACATAATATTAATAAATCTGGAAAATCAACCAGGTTGGCACAAGTATGAAGAAGTTATGAAAAGTGAAGCCTTCATTGGTGAAAGAACATTCTCTAATGAACCTGCATTCATATTTTTCACATCTGGAACTACAGGGCTACCAAAAATGGTTCTTCACACACAGGTAAGCTATCCTCTTGCTCATATTATCACTGGAAAATTTTGGCTTGATCTAAAACCAGGAGATATTCACTGGAATATTTCTGATACAGGCTGGGCAAAGGCGGCATGGTCAAGCTTTTTTGGACCATGGAATATGGGAGCTACAGTTTTTAGCTATCATAGAAAAGGAAAATTTTCTCCTGCTCTTATTGTAGAAACATTAAAAAAATACCAAGTTAATACTTTGTGTGGACCTCCAACTGCTTATAGAATGATTGTTAAAGAGATTCCTTTGAATGAGTTAAAATTCAAAACAGTAAGACATTTTGTTGCTGCAGGTGAACCTCTAAATCCTGAGATAATTAATTTATGGAAAGAAGCAACAGGAGAATACATTTACAATGGATATGGACAAACTGAAACAGTAAATACACTTGCCATGTTCAGATTCATTTCAATGAAACCAGGAGCCACAGGACTTCCAACACCGGGCTTTGAGATAGATATAGTTGACGACGAAGGCAATCCCCTTCCTCCTGATACAGAAGGAAACATTGCAATAAAAATAAATCCTAATAGACCAGTTGGACTATTTCAGGAATATGTTGGTGACAAATTAGAAATGGCTGCTGCGTTCAGAGGTGATTGGTATTATACAAGAGACCGCGGGTACAAGGACAAAGATGGATACTTCTGGTTTGTCGGAAGAGAAGATGATGTTATCATAAGTGCAGGATACCGTATTGGTCCTTTTGAAGTTGAAAGCGCTCTTATTAAACATCCCGCAGTCAAGGAAGCTGCAGTCGTTGCAAGCCCTGATGAAGTCAGAGGAGAAGTTGTTAAAGCTTTCATTGTCCTTACGCAGGACTATGAACCTTCTGAAAGTCTTATTAAGGAAATCCAGGAGTTTGTTAAAAAAGAGACAGCACCATATAAATATCCAAGAAAAATAGAGTTCGTTGATGAACTTCCCAAAACAATAAGTGGTAAAATAAAAAGAAAGGAACTAAAACTTAAAGAATTCGGGAAATTAAAATAA
- a CDS encoding GNAT family N-acetyltransferase translates to MEIREVTTKKELKEFVYLPLKLYKNDPFYASPLINEMTEHLTEKNPFFKRAKAKFYIAYKNKKPVGRIAAIVNYAHLEYHNDNAGFFGLFECINDQAVANSLFDKTRKFLKENNLSIMRGPMNLSTNEECGFLYEGFDTPSMIMIPYNPPYYNELVKSYGMRKAKDLYCFLADIPEKLPQKIERIANFAEKQGIKVRTVNLKNLTQELYAFMEVYNEAWAHNWGFIPITKEEIDYMAMKLKPIALQELIIVAEKDGKPVGFFGAIPDFNEVLRKIKGKLTPLSIIKALYYRRKINSIRLLLFGVKKDMRHKGVESIMLREAFKGAKKYGFKKVEFSWILEDNFDTINLTQIINAIRYKTLRIYETDIVL, encoded by the coding sequence TTGGAAATAAGAGAAGTTACAACAAAAAAAGAGCTTAAAGAATTTGTTTATTTACCATTGAAACTTTATAAAAACGATCCCTTTTATGCTTCTCCATTAATCAATGAGATGACTGAACATCTTACAGAGAAAAATCCATTTTTTAAAAGAGCTAAGGCTAAATTTTATATTGCTTATAAAAATAAGAAACCTGTTGGAAGGATTGCTGCTATTGTTAATTATGCTCATCTTGAATATCACAATGATAATGCAGGTTTTTTTGGACTTTTTGAATGCATAAATGACCAGGCTGTTGCTAATTCCTTATTTGATAAAACAAGGAAGTTTTTGAAAGAAAATAATCTCTCCATAATGCGCGGTCCAATGAATCTTTCAACAAATGAAGAATGCGGATTTCTTTATGAAGGATTTGATACTCCTTCAATGATAATGATTCCTTACAATCCGCCATATTACAATGAACTTGTTAAGTCTTATGGAATGAGAAAAGCTAAGGATCTTTACTGTTTTTTAGCAGATATTCCTGAGAAACTTCCTCAAAAAATTGAAAGAATTGCTAATTTTGCAGAAAAACAAGGAATAAAGGTAAGAACTGTGAATTTGAAAAATTTAACTCAAGAGCTTTATGCATTTATGGAAGTTTACAATGAAGCATGGGCTCATAATTGGGGATTTATTCCAATAACAAAGGAAGAAATTGACTATATGGCAATGAAACTTAAGCCAATAGCATTACAGGAATTGATTATAGTTGCTGAAAAAGATGGTAAGCCTGTTGGTTTTTTTGGTGCCATTCCGGATTTTAATGAAGTATTAAGAAAGATAAAAGGAAAATTGACGCCATTGTCAATAATTAAGGCTTTGTACTACAGGAGAAAAATTAACTCAATCAGGCTTCTTCTTTTTGGAGTAAAGAAAGATATGAGGCATAAAGGTGTAGAATCAATAATGCTCAGAGAAGCCTTCAAAGGAGCAAAAAAGTATGGATTTAAAAAGGTTGAATTTTCTTGGATCCTTGAGGATAACTTTGATACAATAAATTTGACTCAAATAATTAATGCCATAAGATATAAAACCTTACGAATTTATGAGACTGACATTGTGTTATAA
- a CDS encoding formate dehydrogenase accessory protein FdhE domain-containing protein, whose protein sequence is MKFEELIKEKPHLQSPLELYQKIKTLNEQCKKDREMVKLDSETELIDIVLKNFSSVFQIPYESISFLKEEILKSGKNPVKEPASLWSMQIQSEEISREEIERMLFILSKPFFVFLRKEGEQASFMDTGKCPICGTDSSLAMITENNEKIMICPLCEHGGSFFRIGCPYCFNKDSSRIEILLDDEEIRAELCLECNTYIKSFRENHYIKYRDPFLIDIVSLPLDIVVQKRGYIRRSPNYIGLRIIE, encoded by the coding sequence ATGAAATTTGAAGAACTAATAAAAGAAAAACCTCATTTACAGAGTCCTCTTGAACTGTATCAAAAAATAAAAACATTAAATGAACAATGTAAAAAAGACCGAGAAATGGTAAAACTTGACAGCGAAACTGAATTGATTGATATTGTTCTTAAAAATTTTTCATCGGTTTTCCAGATTCCCTACGAATCTATTTCATTTTTGAAAGAGGAGATTTTAAAAAGTGGAAAGAATCCTGTAAAGGAACCTGCGAGTTTATGGTCAATGCAAATTCAAAGTGAAGAAATATCAAGGGAAGAAATAGAAAGAATGCTTTTTATCCTGAGCAAACCCTTTTTTGTTTTTTTAAGGAAAGAAGGTGAGCAGGCATCATTTATGGATACAGGAAAATGTCCAATTTGTGGGACCGATTCATCCCTTGCTATGATTACTGAAAATAATGAAAAAATTATGATTTGTCCTCTATGTGAACATGGCGGAAGCTTTTTTAGAATAGGATGTCCCTACTGTTTTAATAAAGATTCAAGTAGGATTGAAATCCTTCTTGATGATGAAGAAATAAGAGCTGAACTATGTCTTGAATGTAATACCTACATAAAGAGTTTCAGAGAAAACCATTATATAAAATATAGAGACCCTTTTCTAATTGACATAGTAAGCCTGCCTCTTGACATTGTGGTTCAGAAGCGTGGCTATATAAGACGTTCTCCAAATTACATTGGATTGAGGATAATTGAATAA
- a CDS encoding molybdopterin biosynthesis protein: MGKKVFHELLSLDEAKQRLFNAFRERVSIPIDSETISVKSSLGRVTAEPVTAKFSSPYFHSAAMDGYAVRARDTFLASEREPVRLKIGVDAQWIETGDPLQDGFDAVIPVEDVNVRDGFIEIYASVPPYNDVRPIGEDIVATELIIPESHIVRAADIGAMLASGITEIRVRKKPVIGIIPTGSELIDAETIKQRMPNPPELIEYNSAVLGSLINEVGAEAKIYPVVPDEENAIKNAILNALKECDLLLLNAGSGYGKEDFTYKVLNELGEVIINGVAIKPGKPFIAGFINKKAVLGIPGYPVSAFLCFDLFVKPLIELYLGVSIKTEEELRAILSRQISSSIGVDEFVRVKVGRVGGKYIVTPMGRGAGLLMSVVRADGYIVIPRGSEGFSQGSEVTVHLWRSKNEINNTVVCIGSHDNTLDVLYNFVRKNYPHVTLSSAHVGSMGGLIAVKKGEAHIAGTHLLDEATGEYNVPFIKKLLPEKKVVLINLVYRIQGFIVKKGNPKNIRGFEDLAREDVIFINRQAGSGTRLLLDKHLKELGISPTAIKGYDRDEYTHMAVASAVLTGRADVGLGIFSAAQALGLDFIPVTEERYDILIPQEFFELPIIQAVLKVIREDKEFKEAVKSLGGYDIRDMGKTIYSN, translated from the coding sequence ATGGGTAAAAAAGTTTTTCACGAACTTTTATCGTTAGATGAAGCAAAGCAGAGACTTTTTAATGCTTTTAGGGAAAGAGTTTCTATCCCTATTGATTCTGAGACTATCTCTGTTAAATCTTCTTTGGGAAGAGTAACGGCAGAGCCTGTTACAGCTAAATTTTCTTCTCCCTATTTCCATTCTGCTGCAATGGATGGATATGCTGTTAGAGCCAGAGATACATTTTTAGCATCCGAAAGAGAGCCTGTAAGACTAAAAATAGGGGTTGATGCTCAATGGATTGAAACAGGAGATCCGCTTCAAGATGGGTTTGATGCAGTAATACCAGTTGAAGATGTAAATGTAAGAGACGGATTTATAGAAATTTACGCTTCTGTACCTCCCTACAATGATGTAAGACCGATTGGAGAAGATATTGTTGCAACAGAGTTGATTATTCCTGAAAGTCATATAGTGCGTGCAGCTGACATTGGAGCAATGCTTGCAAGTGGAATAACAGAGATAAGAGTGCGAAAAAAACCTGTTATTGGAATAATTCCAACAGGTTCAGAACTTATTGATGCTGAAACAATTAAACAAAGAATGCCAAATCCACCAGAGTTGATAGAGTATAATTCAGCAGTTCTTGGTAGTCTGATAAATGAAGTAGGAGCAGAAGCCAAGATTTATCCAGTTGTTCCAGATGAAGAAAATGCGATAAAAAATGCTATTTTGAATGCTTTAAAAGAGTGTGACCTCCTTTTATTGAATGCTGGTTCTGGCTACGGAAAGGAGGATTTTACATATAAAGTTCTCAATGAACTTGGTGAGGTCATCATAAATGGTGTTGCAATAAAACCAGGTAAACCTTTTATTGCAGGATTTATAAATAAAAAGGCAGTACTGGGAATTCCAGGATATCCTGTATCAGCTTTTTTGTGTTTTGACCTCTTTGTTAAACCTCTGATAGAGCTTTACCTCGGTGTATCAATTAAGACAGAAGAGGAACTCAGAGCAATTCTCTCAAGACAGATATCATCAAGCATTGGAGTTGATGAGTTTGTAAGAGTAAAGGTGGGTAGGGTAGGAGGAAAATACATTGTAACTCCAATGGGAAGAGGAGCGGGACTTCTTATGAGTGTTGTTAGAGCTGATGGATATATAGTAATTCCAAGAGGTTCTGAAGGATTTTCTCAGGGTAGTGAAGTAACTGTTCATCTCTGGAGAAGTAAGAATGAAATTAACAATACTGTTGTTTGTATTGGTAGCCATGACAACACTCTTGATGTTTTGTATAATTTTGTTAGAAAAAATTATCCCCATGTAACTCTATCCTCTGCCCATGTTGGTTCAATGGGTGGTCTTATTGCAGTCAAAAAAGGTGAAGCCCATATAGCAGGAACTCATCTTCTTGATGAAGCGACTGGTGAATACAATGTTCCTTTTATAAAGAAGCTCTTACCAGAAAAAAAAGTTGTTCTCATAAATCTTGTTTATAGAATTCAGGGTTTCATTGTTAAAAAAGGAAATCCTAAAAACATAAGAGGTTTTGAAGACCTTGCTCGAGAAGATGTAATTTTCATAAACAGACAGGCTGGTTCAGGAACGAGACTACTTCTTGATAAACATTTGAAAGAACTTGGAATATCTCCAACTGCAATAAAAGGTTACGACAGAGATGAATATACACACATGGCAGTGGCTTCAGCAGTACTTACAGGAAGAGCCGATGTGGGATTGGGTATTTTTTCTGCTGCACAGGCACTTGGTCTAGATTTTATTCCTGTTACTGAAGAAAGATACGATATTTTGATTCCTCAGGAATTTTTTGAATTACCAATAATTCAAGCAGTTTTGAAGGTTATAAGGGAAGATAAAGAATTCAAAGAAGCAGTGAAATCTCTTGGAGGATATGATATACGTGATATGGGAAAGACAATTTATTCTAATTAA
- a CDS encoding C40 family peptidase: MSKIFVFIAILVILPCLVFAQPYTVKKGDNIWKISKKFNVSVTEIKKANNLKNNKLQVGMKLEIPQKNDKIIKKSDTTEYHTVKKGENLFRIAKKYNISVEELKRLNGLNSNKLSTGQKLIVKVPEKPKEIVSTIREDEKVPVLASARPDIKEKIEEIEEIKASEDLSQMTITERLLLFAKKMLHLPYRFGGNSFSGLDCSFFVKKVYSMVGIELPRSAREQFTIGIPVNKNELQPGDLVFFRTYAKFPSHVGIYLGENLFIHASTRSKKVTIDSLEAPYYLSRFIGAKRILGIDKESIEKTIEEIKKQED, from the coding sequence ATGAGTAAAATCTTTGTCTTTATAGCAATTTTAGTTATTTTACCCTGCCTTGTATTTGCTCAGCCATATACAGTAAAAAAAGGTGACAATATCTGGAAAATTTCCAAGAAATTTAATGTTTCAGTTACAGAGATAAAAAAGGCAAATAACTTAAAAAATAATAAATTACAAGTAGGTATGAAATTAGAAATCCCTCAAAAAAATGACAAAATCATAAAAAAATCAGATACAACTGAATATCATACTGTTAAAAAAGGTGAAAATTTATTCAGAATTGCAAAAAAATACAATATATCAGTAGAAGAACTTAAAAGATTGAATGGATTAAATAGCAATAAGCTTAGCACAGGGCAAAAGCTTATTGTAAAAGTTCCAGAAAAACCAAAAGAGATAGTTTCTACAATAAGAGAAGATGAAAAAGTTCCTGTTTTAGCTTCTGCAAGACCAGATATAAAGGAAAAAATAGAAGAAATAGAGGAAATCAAAGCATCAGAGGATCTCTCTCAAATGACTATTACTGAAAGGTTGCTTCTTTTTGCAAAGAAGATGCTTCATTTGCCCTATAGATTTGGTGGAAATAGCTTTAGTGGTCTTGACTGCTCTTTCTTTGTGAAAAAAGTTTATTCAATGGTCGGTATTGAACTACCAAGAAGTGCAAGAGAACAATTTACAATTGGAATCCCGGTGAATAAAAATGAACTTCAGCCTGGAGACCTTGTATTTTTCAGAACCTATGCAAAATTTCCATCTCATGTAGGAATCTATCTTGGAGAGAACCTATTTATTCATGCTTCAACAAGGTCAAAAAAGGTAACCATTGATAGTTTAGAAGCACCCTATTATCTAAGCAGATTTATCGGTGCAAAAAGAATTCTTGGAATTGACAAAGAATCTATAGAGAAAACAATTGAAGAAATTAAGAAACAAGAGGATTAA
- the scpB gene encoding SMC-Scp complex subunit ScpB: protein MNLFTQKEQIKGIIESLLFVAEKPLSIKILHTILNIHESYLKEIIYELAEEYKRRNSGIMIIKIEDSYQMVTNPQYADWIKIFKQQTNNKLSEQALETLAIIAYKQPITKAEIEKIRGVNSDYAIKTLMEKKLIKIVGKKEVPGRPFVYGTTKEFLKLFGLSSLNELPGIIDFKEVNAA from the coding sequence ATGAATTTGTTCACCCAGAAAGAACAAATAAAAGGAATTATTGAATCTTTACTTTTTGTTGCAGAAAAACCTCTATCAATAAAAATTTTACATACCATTTTAAATATCCATGAAAGTTATCTTAAAGAAATAATTTATGAACTTGCTGAAGAATATAAACGTAGAAATTCAGGGATTATGATTATCAAAATTGAAGATTCCTATCAGATGGTTACAAATCCTCAGTATGCTGATTGGATAAAAATATTTAAACAGCAAACAAACAATAAACTTTCTGAACAGGCACTTGAAACACTTGCTATAATAGCATATAAACAACCTATTACAAAGGCTGAAATAGAAAAAATAAGAGGCGTAAATTCTGATTATGCAATAAAAACTTTAATGGAAAAAAAACTTATAAAAATTGTAGGTAAAAAAGAAGTACCTGGCAGACCTTTTGTTTATGGAACAACAAAGGAATTTTTAAAACTTTTCGGGCTTTCGAGCTTAAATGAACTGCCCGGGATTATTGATTTTAAAGAAGTCAACGCTGCTTAA